From the genome of Cytophagia bacterium CHB2:
GCCCTATATCGAAGAGCGCTTTCCCTGGCCCATGTTCGGCCACGACCGCTGGCATACCTCGCAATATGGCTTCAAGCCGCCAGACGAGCCGGCAGTCAATGTTTCCGACGAAGAAGCAGCGATTACGCTACCAAAAGAGTTTGCGCTGCATCCAAACTTTCCCAACCCCTTCAATCCGCAAACCACCATTGCGTTTACCCTGCCAACGGCGCAAATGGTCACGCTCAAAATTTATGATCTCAGCGGACAGGAGATTCAAAACCTGGTGCAGCAGCAGATGCCGGCCGGGACACACCGTCTCACGTTTGACGGCCGCGGACTGGTCAGCGGGGTTTATCTCTACCGCATGGAAACCGGCAAGGCAGCCTCACATGCTCATCGTTCAGCAACTCGCAAGATGCTATTACTCCGATAATGAAGAAAAAAGCTTATGGCTTATAATGACAAACTCGCCAGCCGCATTCGCAAGCGGCTGGCGCATCGCAAAGACATTGTTGAAAAGAAAATGTTCGGCGGGCTTGCCTTCATGCTGAACGGCAACATGTGCTGCGGGATCGTCAAAGATACTTTGATGGTTCGTGTCCCTCCCGGGCAATATGAAATGATGCTCAAAGAGCCGCATGCCCGGCCCATGGATTTCACCGGGCGCCCGTTGCGAGGCTTTGTCTACGTCGATCCGAAAGGCTTGCGCACGGACGGAGCTTTAGAAAAATGGCTGAAACGGGCTATTGCTTTTGCCTCTTCACTGCCGGCGAAGTAACATGCGACCATTGTTGCTGCCGCACAAGCTGTGCGATCTTTTATTGCGTTTGAATTTGTGGCCCGGCGTAACCCTCTCTTGCTATTCCCTCCCGCACAATTTATATTGAACTGCACTT
Proteins encoded in this window:
- a CDS encoding TfoX/Sxy family protein, whose translation is MAYNDKLASRIRKRLAHRKDIVEKKMFGGLAFMLNGNMCCGIVKDTLMVRVPPGQYEMMLKEPHARPMDFTGRPLRGFVYVDPKGLRTDGALEKWLKRAIAFASSLPAK